The following proteins are encoded in a genomic region of Necator americanus strain Aroian chromosome II, whole genome shotgun sequence:
- a CDS encoding hypothetical protein (NECATOR_CHRII.G5422.T1) produces the protein MLTEFDETCGCISLQLNLQKTMFMGNGWVSDAPFTFNGTNISKCTSYVYLGRELNMMDDLIPELGRRRRAAWGTYKSIAGE, from the coding sequence atgctgaccgaattcgacgaaacatgtggatgcatcagTCTTCaactgaatctgcaaaagacgatgttcatggggaacggatgggtctcggatgccccattcacgttcaacggaacgaacatatccaaatgcaccagctacgtgtATCTAGGTCgagaattgaacatgatggaCGATCTGAttcccgagctgggcaggaggagacgagcggcttggggaacgtataagagcatcgcaggagagtga
- a CDS encoding hypothetical protein (NECATOR_CHRII.G5421.T2), protein MSMVQKPDPSGGSGRGGSRVRALAHRFETGDAGTAVAYPEKENDATITKEKKSEMLLVVHYPRNIRKCPGRNEKTSRK, encoded by the exons ATGTCAATGGTCCAGAAACCAGACCCGTCAGGCGGAAGCGGACGAGGAGGCAGCCGCGTACGGGCTCTCGCGCACAG ATTCGAGACCGGTGACGCTGGTACGGCTGTGGCTtatcctgaaaaagaaaatgacgcGACTATAaccaaagagaagaaatcggAGATGCTCCTGGTCGTACACTATCCAAGAAATATCAGGAAATG CCCCGGGCGAAACGAGAAGACTTCACGCAAATAG
- a CDS encoding hypothetical protein (NECATOR_CHRII.G5424.T1): MALRTSDGTTKSSRRGMEEIIYDFYSDLSDGHVYLPPHHLREDGHVILEVLPSEVRHAIMPVGSRTAPFPDRIRPEHLKNLPPVFINTLARTLFTGYLSEYKVPRRPARPCCCTKSEIYVTSETIA, translated from the coding sequence ATGGCTCTCCGAACCTCAGATGGAACAACAAAatcatcgagaaggggaatggaggaaatcatctacgacttctactctgatctctccGACGGCCATGTctacttgcctcctcaccatctgagagaagacggacatgtcattctggaggttctcccgtccgaagtacgacatgccATCATGCCGGTAGGAAGTCGTACTGCACCTTTTcctgacagaataagaccagaacacttgaagaaccttccgccagtattcatcaacaccctggcgaggaccctctttacaggttacctgtcggaatacAAGGTTCCtagaagaccagcaagaccgtgttgttgtacaAAAAGTGAGATCTACGTGACATCGGAAACTATCGCCtga
- a CDS encoding hypothetical protein (NECATOR_CHRII.G5423.T1), translated as MPLCLTFIDLKKALDSAETEAVMKALDNQGVPTQYIKVLREFTTGIPPCYKNIIIGAKRGVRKGDTISTKIFTGTLENATRKLKWGDMRVKADGLQLHHLRFAPHPYTMTSY; from the coding sequence ATGCcactctgtctcaccttcatcgacttgaagaaggccctCGACTCAgctgagacggaagcggtcatgaaagccttggacaaccaaggcgtccctactcaatacataaaggtacttcgagagttcaCGACCGGAATCCCGCCAtgctacaagaatatcatcattggcGCGAAGAGGGGAGTTCGaaagggtgatacaatctcaaccaaaatattcacaggcACCCTCGAGAATGCAACGCGAAAGTTGAAATGGGGCGACATGAGAGTGAAGGCTGATGGTctgcagctacaccatttgcgctttgcgcCACACCCCTACACCATGACATCGTACtaa